GCTGCCCCGTCGTCAAGACCGGTAACGCTGAattccccctctcctctcctcctcttgCCCCCACTCGGCGGGCCGCCGGCCGGACGGGAGACGCGAGGTCGTTTGGTCGACTAGATCCCCAGGTTGATTCGGCTGCTTTTCGAGTCCGTGCGTGCGTGGTGTTTTGATCTGGCGCCTCTGGCCGAATTGCTCGCGAGATCTGGCTGCTGGGCACTCAAGGCGCCCCCTTGATTTCTCCAGCCCGCACCACTACCAGTGTCGCTCCTGCTACGGGCTCTTTTACTAATCTTGTTCTCGTGCATGCGAGCATGCGACCAATTTAAGTGCTCTCTCCGCCTCTTGAAAAGAATTGAGGCTGTGCTTTTGAGTTTTGACAAATTAGGTCCGGTCAGTGGTAAAGTCGAAAGCTTTGACTACATCTTCTAAAATATCTGGGTTAAACATGCTTGAAGAAGGCCATGTGTAAAAAATTGCCTATTTTTGCAACGTCTAACTTGAATTGGTGGTGAAGGAAAGGTTGTGTTTCGGGGACCATGTTCATGCCCAGAGCAAATTTTATACGACCGGCTCCCCGGTTGATTGACAATTTGACTATACGTATTGTAGCCTGTGAAGGACATATTGCATCTGGCGCGCAGGTTTGTAGCGTATCACTTATTTTGTTTGTGCGCAATAGCTCTACACTCGACTCGGTGTGGCGTTTGTAATATATCCTGATGCATGCTTATTCTGATTGTATACATTTTCGGCTTTGAGACCATGGCCTATTCTGATTGAACTGGATTACGACAATTTGCTGCTTAATTTGTTGCACAGGGAAGTTATGCATTGAAGTTGGTCCGGCGTCCAAGGTTTCCTTCATCTCTGAAGAGCTGTGCATCGGTTGTGGTATTTGTGTCAAGGTATATGTCTATATGCATATGCTGACAGCTTCCAACACAGCTACTCCCTTCGTGAACtaatataagagcttttagatcactaaattagtaatctaaatgctcttatattagtttacagagggagtactaaattgCATGGTCTTTGTATGTGCTCTACTATTTGGTTTTCTCATTTGTCTGTAATTAATTCTTGCTGCAGAAATGCCCATTTGATGCCATCGAGATCATCAACCTCCCAAAAGACCTGGAAAAGGATACCACCCATCGCTATGGGCCAAATACATTCAAATTGCACAGGTAAGTTTTGTTTGATCAAGACTTCTCGATTTGTATCAAGTTGTGTGTTATTTGTCATTTGTGCAATTACTAATTTTGCACTTGCAGGCTGCCTGTACCAAGGCCTGGTCAAGTTTTGGGACTTGTTGGAACCAATGGAATTGGAAAGTCCACAGCGCTTAAAGTCTTAGCTGGCAAGCTGAAACCAAATTTGGGACGATTCAAAGTATATATCCCATACCTCCTGCACAAAAAGTTTCTTCCGTATTCAGTGAACTGCTCAAGATAGTGTTATTTAGCTCTGCACTTCTCCTTTTTTTTTTTGCAGAATCCACCTGATTGGCAGGAGATCCTTACATACTTCCGTGGCTCTGAACTTCAGAATTATTTTACACGTTTATTGGAGGATAACATGAAGGTACTGTATTGCCACAGTTTTTTATTCACTGTGTTCGTAATTCAGGCAGGGTCTGTTACTATTTAGTTTCTAACAAGAAGCTTGTGATAACCTTTTCATTTGCCGtgttatttttctgttctgttttatcatATGTGAAAATAGGCATGCAGGCTAGTAGCAATATTCTCTCCCACTTATGCATTCAACGATATGCTTGTAGTAGATAGTCTAATGTACCTAGAGTAGGCATATAGTACCGCACTTATGGTAAACATTCAACTTCTTTTGTCCTTCAAATAGTAATATGCAATGATCATTTTAGTAAAACCATGGCTACAGCGATTCTTGTATTAATGCTTCTAATGTGGATGCCTTGAGATAACACGTTACTATGTGAAGTGTTGCAAACTTGCAAAATTAAGCATATACGTAATAGCATACTCTATATCTTATGGTTTAGTCTTCCTGATATTATTTAGTCATGCATTTGTTACCATGCCCTCTGTTACTGTCTGACATACAAATACCTGCTCTTTCATATTTCTAATAGACTGTTGTACTACTGTATGTTTTTTGAACAGTTGAATACTTCTGATGATTCCTTGCACTCTCTCTGCAGGCAATCATTAAGCCTCAGTATGTTGACCACATTCCAAAAGCTGTCCATGGAAATGTCGGGCAAGTACTTGAGCTGAAAGATGAGAGGGATATGAAAGCTGAGCTGTGCGTTGACCTTGAATTGAACCAAGTTATTGACCGAAATGTGGGAGATCTTTCTGGCGGTGAGCTCCAGAGATTTGCAATAGCAGTTGTTGCTGTGCAAAGTGCAGAAATTTACATGTTTGATGAACCATCAAGTTATCTTGATGTTAAGCAGAGACTGAAGGCTGCACAAGTCATTAGGTCCTTGCTGAGATCGAACAGGTAATCTGTATTTGTTTTCATGGATATATTTTGAATCTTTTGACTAATAAAATCTTTGAAAATTTTACTGACAAGTACTCTGATTTTGTTTCCAGCTACGTCATTGTTGTGGAACATGACTTGAGCGTCTTAGATTACTTGTCCGACTTCATTTGCTGCTTATATGGAAAGCCGGGAGCTTATGGTGTAGTTACACTGCCATTTTCAGTCCGAGAAGGTATCAATATTTTCCTGGCTGGATTTGTTCCAACTGAAAATCTTCGGTTCCGAGATGAATCTCTTACATTTAAGGTAAGGCAAGATACGCAGATGGTATTTCAGATCCTTGTTCCATGATGAAAATATGTTCTGATGTTTATATTGCCCTCTTAGATTGTGGATACACAAGACAACGCGGAGGAGATTGAAGCATACCAACGATACAAGTACCCTACCATGAGCAAAACCCTAGCAGATTTCAAGCTCACTGTCATGGAAGGTGAATTCACTGATTCTCAGATTGTTGTGATGCTTGGTGAGAACGGGACAGGGAAAACTACATTCATCAGAATGCTGGTACATCTCTCCACCCGTTACTTCTCCCCTATCTTCTCTCTATATATAGTGTACTTTGTGCTCTTGATCTTGCAAGGCACTGCTATATTTGTGTAAATAGCGTTATGACTAAAATGATACAAATGGAAGCTTTGTGCTCTAGACCTATAATTCTGTAAGTTCTTTGATAATGTGATAACTCCAGTCTTACGTATTACGATCAACCATTTCATGGTCAGAATTTTCAGAAGCAATGGTATCTTGTTTTTCTTATCCACTTCTTAAATTTATAGCAACCATTCAATTCCTGAGAACTGTTCTTAAGTCAAAACTGTTACCAGATAGCTACTCTTCTATACAAGAAGTTTGTAATCTAATTTGCATTTAAATTGATGAAGCCCTTGGTTCTTATGTTCATTGTCTTTTATGATCGAACAGGCTGGGCACTTGAAGCCAGATACCGTGGATGGAGTTGAGATCGAAATTCCTGAATTTAATGTGTCCTACAAGCCCCAAAAGATTAGCCCAAAATTCCCGGGCTCAGTGAGGCAACTGCTTCATAAGAAAATACGCGATTCATATACTCATCCTCAGTTTATATCCGATGTAATGAAGCCACTACAAATTGAGCAGCTCATGGATCAGGAGGTGCTGAATTTATCAGGTGGAGAACTCCAAAGGGTGGCTCTATGTCTTTGCCTTGGACAGGTATCTCCTTGTATCTGAAGTTCTGAACTGTTGCTTAGTATTCTTGGTTTAGCAGGACACCATAGTTCATGTTTGACCACCTCATCTGTATTGACAACAGTATCTTGCATGAGATATAACCTCCACATGCAAATGAAGAGCATTTTGTTAACAGCAATTCAAGAGCATTTTTTAAAACCAAACCAAGAGCATTAGATAAAGCACAAAATGTGTTTGAAAAGATGTCATTCCTACTTCACATGGTCTGAGAGATACCAGCAGTGAGAAGGTAAAGAATTAGAGAAACATGGAAGGTGGACTTGGTGACATTGAAGTCATATTGTTGTATGAATTTGTGCCAAGATAAAAAAATGGCTGTAACGGCTGTATTAATTGTTGACATGGATATAACTTCAGACCAGTTTATTGTAGATGCTATAAGAGATAATTTCATTTGCAACATGCCAAGTGATTCATGTTCAGTTGCTGGTTACTATTTCTTCAATGTTTGCTGAAAGAGATTTTGTACGACAGCATAATATGGATGAGACTCAGCTAGCACAACAGATGTGGGATACAAGAATATGAGTACCGTCATCAACGTGTGTGGatgactaactaactaactaacttgTGTTTATGTACTTTTCAGCCTGCAGAAATCTACCTTATTGATGAGCCGAGTGCGTACCTCGATTCGGAGCAGCGCATTGTCGCCTCGAAGGTGATCAAGAGGTTCATCCTCCATGCCAAGAAGACGGCGTTCATCGTCGAGCACGACTTCATCATGGCAGCCTACCTTGCGGACAAGGTGGTGGTCTACGAAGGGCGCCCCTCCGTCGAGTGCACTGCCTGCACGCCGCAATCCCTGGTGTCTGGGATGAACAGGTTCCTATCGGTAAGTGCATAAGCAACATCCATCCATCTAGGGAAGCAGAAAGCTAGGGCAATCGACGAGCTTTCCTGGTCAGTTAAGTTGATGGGCACAAAAGCAAAATACCCTTCAACAACTTGGTCTGAGTAACCTCCCCTTCTATCACAATTAGAGTGTCATCTTCACATTGTAGCACAGGGCAGGGTTGAGAATCTAGGACGGGGTGTCGAAGCCTGCAACACATCCAACCACCACAATGAAGAGCAGGGGGGAAGGTCTCCCTGCCTTAATCACCTTTTAAGGTTGATCCGGTCTTCTGGTATTCCTTTGAATAGAATTGATGACTTGGCCGTGGTTAAGAGTGCTTCCATCCATCCAATCCGGTGATCATTAAACCCTCTGGTCCTTGGAACAGAGAACAGTGCGTCCCAGGAGGCAGTGTCAAAagcctttcttttttcctttttctgcagGTTTGGACCAAATCCATTGCATATAAGAAATTATCTGCAATGCGTCGCGCCTTGTCAAATCCTGGCTGGTCGTTGTTAACGAGCAAAGTAATCTATTAATTCTAAAACTTTAGTAATCCATTTAACTCAACAATTGAGCAACGAGATCGGTCAGACGGTACCAGGAGAGTTGCCATTGTCTCTCTTCCTAAGCAATATCATTAAAGATCTATTATTTCTCTCCAGTTGCAGCTTCCCAGAATGGAACTGATTGGAGAAAGCAATTATGTCATCTTTAATGGCTTGCAAAGTCTTTGTAGAAAGCTGAGCCGAAACCATCCGGTCCTGGACTTTTATCCCTCGGCACATCTCTTATAGCTCTGATAATCTCGTCTGAAAACGCAGTAGTCATAGAAGACAAGCCAATCTGATCTGAATATAGCTGAACCATGTCAATGCCAAAGTAAGTGTTGGATCGGGTTTCCATCAGTTCTTTGTAGAATTTAGTCAGGACATCTTGTTTTGCCGAATGGGAAAAGTGGGGGCACCCCATCGACAGTACAGATTTAAAACATGTATCTTCCTGCTCTGCTTTGCTGCCATGGCAACCGAATGGAGAAGTGGCTGAATTTTGAGCTTCATAGTTATGAAATGAAATTCAAGCTGACACCTGTGTTTGTTGCACTGACACAAATAACGCTAAATCCGGAGTTCTCTTACCCGTGCTTTACCCCAGTCCTTCGGTTTGGAACCAAGCATGTACGTGTCGCGTGGAGGTGCCCTTCTTGGCTCATCTTCATGTCTGTCAATATGCTAATAAGAAAATCAATTATGAGGAAAGTTTCAGTTACATATATGCAAGATTGTATAAAATATGTTGCATAATACCCAGAAACCTGTTCAGCTAGTTAACTAACACTAACCAGCGAACTGTGAGCAAATGAAGCACGGGTGCGCAGTGTGGTAATTGCTTTAATGTTTCATGTCAAGTTGGCAAAGCCCATTGAACAGGGGTGCACACCTGACAATGGGTAGTGCTGAAAATTACCAATGTGGTAACTACTTCAATGGGCTTTGCTTTAATGTCTTTCTTGTCAAGTTGCACTTTGGTAAAATTTCCAGCTATTAGCTTAAATGTTTTTACTATGTAAACTAAATAACTAATTTCAAGGTTGAGTCTTGTTTGCAGTTCAGTGTGATTGCGATAATGGCAAATTGAATTGGAAGAAATAGCATTAATACTTAGTTGGATATGCCCATAAACTGAATGGGCAGAGTCATAATTCAGTATGATGCATTTATGGACTGCGGCATGCGACATCTCCTAGCCGCTATCTCTTGTGCTTGATTGCCAATTTTTTGTGCAAAATATGAAAGAAATGTGTATCTATCTACTATTTTGTGTAGTTGGAATCGAAACCTTCTAAGATGTATAAGCAGTCATATCCCTCTCCCAGCATCACTTGATTTGAGCAGCACGTAGAGTTTTGCATCTGTAGTTTTCAGCGCTAATTTCTGTTGTTTTGTTCCTTCTGGTTTGGCAGCACCTTGACATCACGTTTCGGAGGGACCCGACCAACTACAGGCCTCGGATCAACAAGATGGACTCAACCAAGGACCGGGAGCAGAAGGCCGCCGGGTCCTACTACTACCTCGATGACTGACTGATTGGCGCACCGCCCCTCCGGAGAGAATTCAGTTTGACTGATCTTGTTTTTAGGTGAATTGAATTATGCTCGGATAGACAGACATACCTGGGTTTGTCCCCGTTTTTGTCCTGGGTTTTATACTGACGTTGGAGAGATTTGGCAGATGAGACAGCGAACTGCACCTGCTCTGTCCCAGGTCAAAAGCAACTCTGTTATCTTTGTTACTTAATTAGCAGCTACTAATTGAATTAGCATACATGCAAAGCCAGACCTGATCTGAATCGGATGGTTATGTTTCTGCTCTTTCTCGTGTCGCTGGGTTTTTCTAATTATGCATTTGcatttttcttttgaaaaagctaCCGGTTTAAACTGCAGAAATTATGTACGGAAAGGTCGCACACGACTATCAGTTCATACTCATGCACAGCAATGCAATTTATTTTAGCATGAACTGCATGAGTCTTAAAAATGCCAACGGAGCTCGAGCTGTTGGGAGCTTGTTTTGTAAATTCAAATTTTTGCAGCGTAAAAAGTTCTGATTTCTTTTGTGAACACATACACATGTT
The window above is part of the Triticum aestivum cultivar Chinese Spring chromosome 2A, IWGSC CS RefSeq v2.1, whole genome shotgun sequence genome. Proteins encoded here:
- the LOC123191098 gene encoding ABC transporter E family member 2 isoform X2, with the translated sequence MADRLTRIAIVNEDRCKPKKCRQECKKSCPVVKTGKLCIEVGPASKVSFISEELCIGCGICVKKCPFDAIEIINLPKDLEKDTTHRYGPNTFKLHRLPVPRPGQVLGLVGTNGIGKSTALKVLAGKLKPNLGRFKNPPDWQEILTYFRGSELQNYFTRLLEDNMKAIIKPQYVDHIPKAVHGNVGQVLELKDERDMKAELCVDLELNQVIDRNVGDLSGGELQRFAIAVVAVQSAEIYMFDEPSSYLDVKQRLKAAQVIRSLLRSNSYVIVVEHDLSVLDYLSDFICCLYGKPGAYGVVTLPFSVREGINIFLAGFVPTENLRFRDESLTFKIVDTQDNAEEIEAYQRYKYPTMSKTLADFKLTVMEGEFTDSQIVVMLGENGTGKTTFIRMLAGHLKPDTVDGVEIEIPEFNVSYKPQKISPKFPGSVRQLLHKKIRDSYTHPQFISDVMKPLQIEQLMDQEVLNLSGGELQRVALCLCLGQPAEIYLIDEPSAYLDSEQRIVASKVIKRFILHAKKTAFIVEHDFIMAAYLADKVVVYEGRPSVECTACTPQSLVSGMNRFLSVWTKSIAYKKLSAMRRALSNPGWSLLTSKHLDITFRRDPTNYRPRINKMDSTKDREQKAAGSYYYLDD
- the LOC123191098 gene encoding ABC transporter E family member 2 isoform X1, coding for MADRLTRIAIVNEDRCKPKKCRQECKKSCPVVKTGKLCIEVGPASKVSFISEELCIGCGICVKKCPFDAIEIINLPKDLEKDTTHRYGPNTFKLHRLPVPRPGQVLGLVGTNGIGKSTALKVLAGKLKPNLGRFKNPPDWQEILTYFRGSELQNYFTRLLEDNMKAIIKPQYVDHIPKAVHGNVGQVLELKDERDMKAELCVDLELNQVIDRNVGDLSGGELQRFAIAVVAVQSAEIYMFDEPSSYLDVKQRLKAAQVIRSLLRSNSYVIVVEHDLSVLDYLSDFICCLYGKPGAYGVVTLPFSVREGINIFLAGFVPTENLRFRDESLTFKIVDTQDNAEEIEAYQRYKYPTMSKTLADFKLTVMEGEFTDSQIVVMLGENGTGKTTFIRMLAGHLKPDTVDGVEIEIPEFNVSYKPQKISPKFPGSVRQLLHKKIRDSYTHPQFISDVMKPLQIEQLMDQEVLNLSGGELQRVALCLCLGQPAEIYLIDEPSAYLDSEQRIVASKVIKRFILHAKKTAFIVEHDFIMAAYLADKVVVYEGRPSVECTACTPQSLVSGMNRFLSHLDITFRRDPTNYRPRINKMDSTKDREQKAAGSYYYLDD